Proteins co-encoded in one Malus sylvestris chromosome 9, drMalSylv7.2, whole genome shotgun sequence genomic window:
- the LOC126633689 gene encoding uncharacterized protein LOC126633689 — MSSEAKTSSATAAGGGGGGGGRGFRARMEHYLYSGEKKHVFAGLVIISAVFAVPWYLMNRGAKHQSHQDYLEKADKARSERLSSGTPAAAK; from the exons ATGAGCAGCGAGGCCAAAACCAGTAGCGCAACTGCCgccggaggaggaggaggcggtGGTGGAAGGGGATTTAGGGCGAGGATGGAGCACTACTTGTACAGCGGTGAGAAGAAGCACGTATTTGCAGGCCTCGTTATTATCAGCGCCGTCTTTGCCGTTCCTTGGTACCTCATGAATCGAG GGGCAAAGCACCAATCTCATCAAGACTACTTAGAAAAAGCTGATAAGGCAAGGAGTGAAAGACTTTCTTCAGGGACACCCGCCGCTGCTAAATGA